The sequence below is a genomic window from Alphaproteobacteria bacterium.
TCAAAGCTGGCACGTTCTTTGGCGGGAATAGTGTGGAGGACAGCATGTTGTTGGTCGGGCTCCAAATACTCAATGATGGAGAGGGCATCGTCACTGTCCAGCTCGCGAAGGGCTTTGGCCAGTTGTTCGATTCCAATGTACTCGATCACCTCTTCACGAACGCTGTCATCCAGTTCGGGGAGCATTTCGGGGTCTAATGTAGGCCTAAGGAATTTGACGAGCTGTTCGCGGTTGGCTGGTTTAAGGGTTTCGATAAGGTCGGCTAAGTCGGCGGCATGGAGAGGCTCGACCAGCTTTTTGATAGCTTTTTTGTCTTCTTTCTCAAGAGACTTCTTAATGGCCTGAATAAGATGTGATGAAATTGTGTCCAGCATGGGGGTGTCTGCGCCCATATCCGAGGCAGCAGAGTGATCCGTCCGGGGGATATGCTCGTTTTTATCCTTTGGATCGATCGGTTTCATGCCGTCAGGTCCTTTTTTAATTATTTTTATCTTAAATCAGATAATAACAAAGTTTTATGGTGCGGTCGAGAAGACTCGAACTTCCACGGGATTATCTCCCACAGCGACCTCAACGCTGCGCGTCTACCAATTCCGCCACGACCGCGTATTTAAATGACTAAAGGTTAATCATTAAACCTGCACGTGGGCAATATCAAATCTTGGGCACTTGATCAAGTCCCTAAAGGCGGTCATAAAGGGGAAAGTCCAAAATTGAGAGAATATTTCGTGGATTCTATTGAGTGGCGTTTTGATAAGGAATTGATTCCCTATGAGCAGGCTGTTGCCTTTATGGAGAGGCGTGCTCTGGCCATTCGAAATGGAATTGAACCAGAGTTAGTATGGTTTCTAGAGCATCCTCCCCTCTATACGTGCGGGGCCAGTGGTAATATGGCAGATGTCCTTAATAGGAGAGGTGCTAGTGGTAAAATGGCAGATGTCTTAAATAGGGGCGGTACTGGGGATAAATCAGAAGATGCTTCAGGGGCAAGCGATTTGACCAGCAATGTCCTTAAGGCTGAACCAATTCCGGTCTATGAATCTCGTCGTGGGGGAAAAGTCACCTATCATGGCCCGGGCCAGCGTGTTGTATACGTTCTGTTGGACCTGAAAAAGCGCAGTCAAGCCATAGGTGGTTCCACGAATGGCGACGTGAGAGCCTATGTAAAGGCCCTAGAGCAGTGGATCATTAATAGCTTGGCTCAGTTTGACATATGGGGCCAGCGACGTGCTGACAGAATTGGCATCTGGGTGGAGGAGGGGAGGCCAAAGGTTGGAGATCAATCTGAACCAGCGAAATTCACGACTGAAAATAAAATCGCTGCCATTGGGGTGCGCATTCAAAAATGG
It includes:
- the lipB gene encoding lipoyl(octanoyl) transferase LipB; its protein translation is MREYFVDSIEWRFDKELIPYEQAVAFMERRALAIRNGIEPELVWFLEHPPLYTCGASGNMADVLNRRGASGKMADVLNRGGTGDKSEDASGASDLTSNVLKAEPIPVYESRRGGKVTYHGPGQRVVYVLLDLKKRSQAIGGSTNGDVRAYVKALEQWIINSLAQFDIWGQRRADRIGIWVEEGRPKVGDQSEPAKFTTENKIAAIGVRIQKWVSSHGIAINVNPDLEAFKGIIPCGIQDHGVTSLQKMGVNLGMDEVDRVLRGEFEKVFGIG